The following proteins are encoded in a genomic region of Gimesia algae:
- a CDS encoding cupin domain-containing protein, translating into MSPSHAKAGEVLTVAPLGSALESTKTTTLIKTEDLEVIRLIIKAGKTLPNHSAPGVLIVQCLEGHVRFKCLGEDHDLKAGQLLYLPQAETHAVECIESAALLLTIVPSHSKKPPLNRVDEASDESFPASDPPAWTGVKGS; encoded by the coding sequence ATGTCACCGTCGCATGCAAAAGCGGGTGAAGTGCTTACTGTTGCCCCTCTCGGATCTGCTCTGGAGTCGACGAAAACAACGACCCTGATCAAGACCGAAGATCTGGAGGTCATTCGCCTGATCATCAAAGCAGGGAAGACCCTGCCCAATCATTCTGCGCCAGGCGTCTTAATAGTCCAATGTCTGGAAGGCCATGTCCGTTTTAAATGTCTGGGGGAAGACCACGACCTTAAAGCCGGGCAACTGCTTTATCTTCCCCAGGCCGAAACTCACGCCGTCGAATGTATCGAATCAGCGGCGTTACTGTTGACGATTGTTCCTTCTCACTCCAAAAAACCGCCACTCAATAGAGTGGACGAAGCCTCTGATGAATCGTTCCCGGCAAGTGACCCTCCCGCCTGGACCGGAGTAAAAGGCTCCTGA